One window of the Desertifilum tharense IPPAS B-1220 genome contains the following:
- a CDS encoding GTPase domain-containing protein, translating into MLSVELSSVSLPTIRANFIVEKLKQLPQDLPNLKLFVTGRTGSGKTTLANRLIGIDYFLKSTGYQDCTDEINWIDFPLGLSYFDLPGICSDDRLENYNRAFMGLRQVEDFPFVDSITLAKYNQDRIAKRVTLRIEDFQSKTIEPDLVLYLIASDKQFISSDIAYLRDLLRKNYPIVYVFNCFGDRETGTHESASPQNLEDITRKLNKIHEVLEIPYPPVIANVNCWTGKGISDLVQLCYRKLGDDKGRLLFELMEYQIQKTPSEYLARVKANLLTMTASVACYKTSHLSTDVDNVLNFVAGQPEHLDNSEYEFIASKVRELITAKIETHYEKVIQQRSKKIYKSVPVFKTIHEEINDYSRPIYREEVIWKKTSNPFKKLKNEWKYGSSKKPITERYCVGYHKKTETRQVHVGYREEYSHTEYWQEETGELRAVGTTYHHLDKDGVALVLTLVHLAIFAGLHGLKGKAQLEAQYTTLYNAFLERGKHLPKFPSKPTEGKILEILTTHQDRLFEPFLDEAIATSAQ; encoded by the coding sequence ATGCTATCTGTCGAATTGTCTTCAGTATCTCTTCCTACAATTCGGGCAAATTTTATTGTAGAAAAACTCAAGCAGTTACCTCAAGACTTGCCTAATCTTAAGCTTTTTGTGACGGGAAGAACAGGAAGCGGTAAGACCACCTTAGCCAACCGCTTAATTGGGATTGACTACTTTCTGAAATCTACAGGCTATCAAGATTGTACTGATGAAATTAATTGGATTGATTTCCCATTAGGCTTAAGCTACTTTGACTTACCCGGTATTTGTAGCGATGACCGATTAGAAAATTATAACCGAGCCTTTATGGGTTTGCGGCAAGTCGAGGATTTTCCTTTTGTAGATAGCATTACCTTAGCAAAATACAATCAAGATCGAATAGCAAAAAGAGTTACTTTGAGAATTGAAGATTTTCAGAGTAAAACGATTGAACCCGATTTGGTACTTTATTTAATCGCTTCTGACAAGCAGTTTATTTCCTCAGATATTGCCTACTTGCGAGACTTATTAAGGAAGAATTACCCGATTGTTTATGTTTTTAATTGTTTTGGCGATCGCGAAACCGGAACCCATGAGTCCGCCTCACCTCAAAACTTAGAAGATATTACCCGTAAACTCAATAAAATTCATGAGGTTTTAGAAATTCCCTATCCGCCAGTTATAGCAAATGTTAACTGTTGGACAGGAAAAGGAATTTCGGATTTAGTTCAACTCTGTTATAGAAAACTTGGCGATGATAAAGGTCGATTACTTTTTGAGTTAATGGAATATCAAATCCAGAAAACGCCAAGCGAGTATTTAGCGAGAGTCAAGGCGAATCTGTTAACAATGACAGCTTCAGTAGCTTGTTACAAAACCAGCCATTTATCAACTGATGTCGATAATGTTTTAAATTTTGTTGCAGGACAGCCCGAACATCTTGATAATTCAGAATATGAGTTTATTGCTTCTAAAGTGAGAGAACTGATTACCGCCAAAATTGAAACTCACTACGAAAAAGTCATCCAGCAGAGGTCTAAGAAAATTTACAAGTCTGTCCCTGTATTTAAAACAATTCATGAGGAGATTAATGATTATAGTCGTCCGATTTATAGAGAAGAGGTGATTTGGAAGAAAACAAGCAATCCCTTTAAGAAACTTAAAAACGAGTGGAAGTATGGATCTTCCAAGAAACCTATAACTGAAAGATATTGCGTTGGTTATCACAAGAAAACCGAAACCCGTCAAGTCCATGTTGGGTATCGAGAAGAGTATTCCCATACTGAATATTGGCAAGAGGAAACGGGAGAATTAAGGGCAGTTGGCACAACTTATCATCATCTTGACAAAGACGGTGTAGCTTTAGTCTTAACGCTTGTCCACCTGGCGATTTTTGCTGGATTGCATGGACTGAAAGGTAAAGCTCAATTGGAAGCCCAATATACCACCTTATACAATGCTTTTCTAGAACGCGGAAAACATCTGCCTAAGTTTCCCTCAAAACCCACTGAAGGGAAGATTTTAGAAATTTTGACAACCCACCAGGATCGGTTGTTTGAGCCATTCTTGGACGAAGCGATCGCCACCAGCGCTCAGTAA